The Arachis ipaensis cultivar K30076 chromosome B07, Araip1.1, whole genome shotgun sequence genomic interval TGATCTGACAGACGATATTTTGTAAGCTGTTCCTTTGCCTTCCTTGTGAGTGACTCTTATGTTCTTGAAGCATCTCAATTATGATTCTTGAGCAATCACAAAGTGAAATGTCAATATATCATAGGATAGGATTGGTGCCATCAAGTGTTAAAAGCACCTTATATAGCTTCGGGCAACAATGTCTCTAGGATTTGATCTAATCCAAATCAAATTGAGCAACAAGAACGCACGGCTTCATGTTTATCATCGCAGCTGCAACTATTTTTCTAGTTACTCCTGATCAAAGAGAAGATTAAACCAAAAAATGACAAGTAGTACTAAGCTATACCTACCGCTAAAAAGATTAATATTTTTATAGTGGGATATTTTATGTGCAGAAAAGAGAAGAGATGGATTACCTGCTATAAAGGAGTTTCCATAAAACGTAATCTCACTATTCCCATGCTCAGTCTCAATTACCTCTTTTCCTATCCTATTTGAAGCTACAAGAGGTACTTGCATTTATTAATCTAGTAAAAAAAATAGTAGCCCTTGGCAAATTGCAATTTCACATGCAGAAAAAAGATTTTCTTTTCTCTTACATTCAGCAAAGCATGTATTGGATTCTTTTGTTTGAAAGGTTCAATGCGACAACTACCTTCAAGATTAGGAGTTGTAAAGAGAAATAATTGCAAGCATGGAATGTATGCATATATTACATAAATGAGAGATGAGAGAATACGCATCTCATCAGCATgccttataattattaaaatttgggTGGTTAAGTAGTACAAAATTCTACCAAATTAGTCCCAGCATGTCCTTGCATTACACGCTTCCAGTGGTCACGAGAGTCAAGACCCTGGTCTTGTGGTTCAGAACCAATAGTAGTGGGATAAAATAAAATCTCTGCACCTTGAAGCGTCATAGCCCGTGCTGCTTCAGGAAACCACTGGTCCCAGCAAATAGCTGACATGAAATAAGAGTTGTCAACTTTATTAACTAATTCCTTCCTTCAGCACAGTTTAGTATCAGAAAGAACAATTAAAAATGTAACTTTGAATATTATTTTAGATAGCTAGTATAAAGCTAAAGTAAAAATtagcatttttaaaaaaaaaattagagattcAAAATCCTTCAATAAGTTTTAGAAATCTTCCTATGAAGCATACATGTAAAATGAACAGAATGTAAACAGTCAGTAATCACAATTTCTTACCAACTCCAATCTTTACAAATTTAGTCTGGAAAACCTGTTATGCAAAACACCAATGTTACAAAATATTCGATAGTTACAAAAAGAAATCACAAAAACTAAGCTTATTCAAAGCAGAGAAAATTATTACAGGCAATCTCAAGCACCCACCTTAAATCTAGTGTCACATGGATTAAAATAGAACTTTTCCTGATAACCTATGTGGGGATTATTTAATGAGTTAGGACAATTGTACACATACTATATTCTGCATAAATAACTTAACACTCGATATATACTTGGTCCATCTGGAATATGGGATTTTCTATAAAGGCAGTGCTATAGTGAtgaaaggaaaaatttttctGCTGAAGCAACCTGGAGAAGTTGGTTGGTGGACATGTGTTAAGTTGTTCTTAACTCTGAAAGCGTGCAGAAATAGCAGACTATAACAGGTAAGACAGATTAATGAGATAAGTATTATGTTGTGTTAATTGTTGTGATTAAATGTTTGGGCTATTTTTATTTCAAACCCAATAAGATTTTTTGCAGCCGGGTTATGTATCCAATATAAATGGATTGGGATACTGTCTTAACCCGTCTCTAGGCTTACTCCCAGtctgattttggtccctaaagtaggggttgaaaatttttttcgtccctcgcctttttttcgctccaaaatggtctccaaagtttcagtttgttttaaaatggtCCTTCGGACCAAAATACCCATATtccttcttccccaaaatcatGTCACCacccccaccaccaccaccagaaccagaaccaccaccaccaccccccaCCCACTGCCACTCCATTCCCATCTCCATCACACCAACCAAAACTCATAAAAAAcaacatcatcatcgtcatcctcATCTGAACTCAGATCCAGAACTCAGATCCAGAACTCAAACTCAGACAAACAAAAACTCAACTCAGaaaattatcatcatcatcaagaatccagaatcagcaacaacaatactccaaatttaaatttcagcaacaacaatattccacaacaaatttcacaaaaaaaaatccaGAAATTTCACAAAAAGAATTCAATTcacagaattcacagaagaagaagaagcggcggCAGGCGGCGGTGGGTGCGGCggcgggaagaagaagaagaagaagaagaagaagaagaagaagggcgGCGGTGGGTGTGGCGGCGGCGGCGGNNNNNNNNNNNNNNNNNNNNNNNNNNNNNNNNNNNNNNNNNNNNNNNNNNNNNNNNNNNNNNNNNNNNNNNNNNNNNNNNNNNNNNNNNNNNNNNNNNNNNNNNNNNNNNNNNNNNNNNNNNNNNNNNNNNNNNNNNNNNNNNNNNNNNNNNNNNNNNNNNNNNNNNNNNNNNNNNNNNNNNNNNNNNNNNNNNNNNNNNNNNNNNNNNNNNNNNNNNNNNNNNNNNNNNNNNNNNNNNNNNNNNNNNNNNNNNNNNNNNNNNNNNNNNNNNNNNNNNNNNNNNNNNNNNNNNNNNNNNNNNNNNNNNNNNNNNNNNNNNNNNNNNNNNNNNNNNNNNNNNNNNNNNNNNNNNNNNNNNNNNNNNNNNNNNNNNNNNNNNNNNNNNNNNNNNNNNNNNNNNNNNNNNNNNNNNNNNNNNNNNNNNNNNNNNNNNNNNNNNNNNNNNNNNNNNNNNNNNNNNNNNNNNNNNNNNNNNNNNNNNNNNNNNNNNNNNNNNNNNNNNNNNNNNNNNNNNNNNNNNNNNNNNNNNNNNNNNNNNNNNNNNNNNNNNNNNNNNNNNNNNNNNNNNNNNNNNNNNNNNNNNNNNNNNNNNNNNNccccctttctttcttttttttatatttatttattttatacttattttattttataatttttttaataaagggtaatttggtaataaaaaaatataattggtaaaaaggacgattttaaaacaaactgaaactttggggaccattttggagcgaaaaaaaggcgagggacgaaataaattttcagcccctacgttagggaccaaaatcatacttaaccctaataataataataatagagttaAACTAAGCCTTacttgtagataagaattcaggTTCCTAGAATTCGGATACGGACATGGAACATGACACGACATAAAATATTTAGGCTGCATTTGTTTACAGAGAAATGACACTGAGACAGAGatacagagacacaaaatcgtgttttacagaggagacatggacagagacaatgtgttcagagacactgaattagtgtattttgtgtccatcctaacaggaaggacacggagacactaacaagggacacaacttattttttattttttctttcattattcttgttaatttttcataattatattttttattattatatttttcatctcaaagtttttgaatgaaaaaaaaaagaataaattggATTTTCATAACTTGTTCTAGTTTattaccaaacagaatacaagaacacaaaattttgtgtctctgtccatcagTGCCTTGTCCTAGCctgttctcagtgtcttgtcctgtcctgttATCGGAAACAAACGCATCCTTAGAtacatgaattttaaaattttataagatacgaagacacacatatatataaaatataaaaaaattttaattgattttagtttcctattttaattatagagagtatttaaaatattttttattttagtaaatagTAATATAcactatttctaaatttatttcaagaatacatgttaagaataaagtTTGACACATTAACACGTGATGATATTTAAGTGTATCCAAACATGTTcggataaaattttttttattttttattaagatacagtTAGACACATACTACCACatatatttcaattttttaaatttaaacttcTCATTTCTTAAAGTAGTACGTTTGTTTAACTTGATTAATTAAAATtacttattttaatatttattcagCAATcttaattttcaatatttttaaaataaaaaatatgaaatttaaaattatttattttcaaagatttaatgatttcaaattttaaaatttgacatttaaaaaaattaaaatttaaaattatctattttcaaatctttaatgatgtcaaattttaaaatttattctgCTAGGtttgtttatttaaattttataattttttactaataaGACTAAATAAATAATCCTTAAACTTTAGGAGTATGTTTGTTTAATTAAAAttacttatttttaaaatttattctacAATGTTAATTATTAatacttttaaattcaaaaattacaaattttaaattttttatttttcaaatttttaataatttcaaattttaaattcattttgttacctttgtttattttaaattttctaattttacACTAACTAATACTATTAGGtttatattttagtttaaaaaattaCAAACTAAGATcaactttaaaaaaattataaacaaacATTAGTTGAATAAAAATTGTAAGATCTTCCATTAACTAAACACTAtctaatttattgtatttttaaattacaatatcaatttttttagagtatttattttcaaattatttaatttatactaaatttttgtctattttaaattaatattcattaatttaAAAGTTATaacctaattttttaaaaaactaaatacacatcactaaaccctaaatcttaaacccttaaacataaactctaaatcctaaattacaaaccctaaaccttaacaCATAACTTCTCAACCCTAAACCCCTCAATAATATATTATAAATCCTAACCACAAATTCAAAATGCCTCAATCATAACCTAAATTATAAATCCTAAACTACAAAACCTAAACACttaatactaaataaaaaatactaaataaataacacTATACCCTAAACCTTTTAACTCGCTCATAAATTCTAGTccataatcctaaatcctaaatttttaattttagtttagaaATGAAAatctttattaattaattttacagTTGCCTAAATTCTCACAAATAGAATATTATCTTAAtcctatttattttaattttatttttttaacccaTCTAAAAGATGATCCTAGTAACACTCTAGCCACACATTCTCATCATCTTCATGATTTTACAAACCAAAACAAAAAACAGGTCCATGTACACACAAAAAAGTCTAAAACCTTAATGATAATAATTATACCCACATTAATCCCACTAAATTATTCTACTTTCTATCGATAGATTCTGCTTCTACTGCTTCTACTGCGTCCCAGTGTTTTAGCGCGTGCCCACACCTCCATACACACGTCCAATACCGAAACATTCCACGTCTATTCCTCACCTGCAGAAACAAAATCCCTTCAGCATGGTAGCATCTGCTTTTATTTTAAACTTAATTTAAAATCTTAATAATTTTATTTCTTGAGTTATGATTTGTGTTGGAACTTACGAGAAATTtgtctattaattattatttcttttttttttggtatattgTCTATTTTTTTCTCGAAAGAAAGCATTAAGCATTTCGCGAAATAATAATGGTTTTTCTAGGGCCTAAATCATTTGTGATAATGTCAAATCTACTCTTGGAAAATACGGGCTATACTCCAAGAGTTGGCCCAAAACCAAACTATGTCAAAATAGTTATTAGATTGCTCCACTTTtgggcttttttttttaaataaaaaacaaatttcGTACAAAATTTACtaatttgggttggtcgagtggtcagctcactcgtccgcttaagcaatTGTCGTggattcgaatcccgccttgtgcatgcagcaacccattagcCAGCGGGTATCCATAATTTCTTAATTTGTGAAGAAAAATTATTTCCAAGATATATCTCCTTTAGCTATTCAAGCTACCCCAAAAATCTTGAGGGAGAATGAGATGaaattcattatttatttatGCTCGTATTTTGTTTCGTTTGatgttttaatttaaaatctttgcAGGGATTACTGCATGGCGAGGGAAGCAAATGCACAGCCACAATTATAGGACACCTGAATCTTTTCAAGATCAAGTATGTGCCTGCTTCCTTTGCTTTTTGACTATTTGCAAAAGAATTTTTTGGCCAGTACTATACTACTAATACTCTCTAACTGCATTAAAATATCATAATCCTTTTTGGGATTCAAGGCTTAAATTCTTTGGTTCATAGAAATATGTTGTTGCTCTACGTTTGATATTTTTTAGCATTATCGCCTCCATTATCTCTTTTTTGGTTGATTATCACCTTCATTTTTGGATAATCTAATCTGGTTTTTCCATTTCAATTATGATTACTAGTATCCATCATTTTATTTGACAACTTTTCTCTTGAATGGTTTATCTTACGCGTTGGTATTTGTTGCACATGCAGATTGATAGTGTTCATCAAGATGGTCGTGTGGTTTCCAAAGATGGAGACAGAGTTGGTGCGAAAATCATAGCACATTGAACAGGGTATTTTCAGCATTCTCCATTTAGTTTTATTCAAGACCATGCAATTGGAGAAGAGAACTGAATAaatgttgatgattgatgaccATTTTTGTTCGTTTAGCAGGTACAAGTATGATTTCCCATTCCTTGAAACAAATGGGGAAGTGTAGATGACAACTATGTAAGAACATTGTACAAGCATATTTTTCCACCAGCTGGCCCCATGGCTTTCATTTGTTGGGTTGCCTTGGAAGGTTGTTCCCTTCTCCATGTTCAAACTGCAGACCAAATGGATAGCAGGAGCTTTGTCAAATCGCCTTGCACTTCCTTCCAAAGAAGAAATGACTCAAGAAGGGAAGTCTCAGTAACCGATTTACTTCGTAAGCAGGGCTCTACAAGGAGAAGAGCTGAGGTATAGCAAATTGAAAAAACTGGCGCTAACACTCCTAACCTCCTCCCGAAGGTTGAGGCAGTACTTCCAGGGACACCGTGTAGTCATGAGAACGGACCAAGCAATTCGCCAAGTACTCCAAAAGCCTGATTTGGCTGggaggatgatgacctgggccattgAGCTCTCCCAATATGACTTGCAGTATGAGCCCCGACATACGATCAAGGCGCAGGCGATGGCAGATTTCTTGGTAGAGGTAACGGGTGATCCCCccgaggaaacgggcacacggtggaggctccatgTAGACGGTGCCTCAAACCAAACGTCCGGGGGAGCCGGGGTCATCTTAGAGAGCCCAGCGGGAGTCATTTACGAGCAATCGACCAAGTTCAAATTTCCTGTGTCGAACAATCAAGCGGAATACGAAGCCCTCTTGGGTGGACTAAACCTAGCCAGGGAAGTCGGGGCAACAAGGCTGGAAGTGTGCAGCGATTCACAGGTCGTAACCTTGCAAGTAAACGGAAGCTATCAAGCCAGGGACCCCCTCCTGCAAAAGTATTTGGAAAAAGTTAGAGAATTGACCGGGCAGTTCCTAGAGGTCACGATCCAACACGttccaagagaaaggaacacacgggcagacctcctatcTAAACTAGCGAGCACTAAACCGGGAACGGGCAACCGATCTCTCATCCAgggcatggtgaaggaaccaacGGTTGCCCTCCATTTAACGGAATCAAACCCCTCCTGGTTAGACCCCATCACAAACTTCCTGGAACACGGCAAGTTATCCAACGATGAGAAAGCAACCAAAACGTTGAGAAGGGAGGCAGCCAGATATGCAATCATACAAGGGCAACTGTTCAGAAAGGGGCTCAGCCAACCCCTATTGAAGTGCTTACACCCCGACCAGACAGACTATgtacttagagaagtccacgagggatgctgcggccaccacatcgggggcaagaGCCCTAGCAAAGAAGCTCATACgagctggatattactggccatcaatgatgaGAGACTCCAAAGAATTTGTCAGGAAATACGTAAAGTGTCAagaaaacgccaacttccacaaagtGCCAGCTTCCGAGCTGATTTTACTGACGTCTACACAACCTTTCgctcaatggggagtcgacctcttagGACCTTTCCCAGTTGGCCCAGGACAAGTTAAATATCTCATAGTCGCCATCGACTACTataccaaatggatagaggctgaaccactagccagcatatcctcatccaattgccggaagttcatgtggagacaagtgataacccgtttcggtatCCCGGAGGTCGTCATTTCGGACAATGGGACGCAGttcactgacaagaagttcaCAGAATTCCTCACCGGCCTAGGCATAAAACAAAAGTTTTCCTCAGTAGAACATCCCCAGACAAACGGACAAGTGGAGTCCGCAAACAAAGTCATCTTACTAGGCCTCAAGAAATGCTTAGACAGCAAGAAAGGCGCATGGGCCGACGAGCTCGCTtcggtcctctggtcctaccggacaaccgagcaaagctcCACCGGGGAAACCCCCTTTCGCCTAACGTACGGGGTCGACGCAGTGATACCCATGGAAATTGGCGAACCGAGTCCACGGTTACTTATCGCGGGAGTAGACGAAGCGGTAGAAAAGGACCTGGTGGAAGAAACCAGAGAGATGGCCCACTTGTCAGAAATGGCACTAAAGCAAAGAATAGCCCTGCGCTACAACACTAAAGTCCTCAGGAGGGATTTTGAGGAAAGAGACCTCGTCCTGCATCGCAACGACGTCGGTTTACCGACCCCAGGGGAAGGAAAGCTGGCGGTAAATTGGGAAGGGCCCTACAGAATCAAAGAAGTGCTCGGCAAAGGCGCCTACAAGCTGGAAAGACTCGACGGCAGAGAGATCCCGAGAACATGGAACGCAGGCAACCTGAGGAAGTTCTATTCATAGCTTGGTCACCCCGACCAAGCGGCCTGATGAGCGGGATAGAGGTTTACTTTAATCAAATCCTGGATAGAGGTTTACTTTAATCAAATGTTAATTcccaattatttacttttatcaaATGCCTACTGTGCTCATGAACTTGTCTAGCTAACGACTAATTCTCACTTGTCCAAATTCTTCCATCTATTATCTCCCAACGCGTACCCCGCGAAGATCGTACTCGTAAACGGCAACCcgagactgatcaccccgggaagcCAACGGAACCATAGCCATATCGAACGGCCGCGATAATAAGACCACAACGGTTTCAAAAATAAAACCACGATGACCCCAAAAGGGTTACCAGCGCAAACGGTGAAATAGACACAAGCAATAAGTCCGCCCCGGAAAGACGGTAACAAAAATAAAACACCAAGCAAGATAAACGATAATAATGATAAGTCGACCAGGCGACCAGTTAAGCATAAAGTTATAAAGTCATGACGAAATGTTCAACAAATCCGCACCAAATCAAAGTTACAAGAAATCACTTCCGAGGCATGTCGACAATCTTGCCGTCTTGGATCGTTTTGAAGACCCCGATGGCCGATGTGTCGAAGTCAggagccacgatcttcacctgggccttCAGAGCATCCTCGGTCATGAAGATCGCgttcttcccttgctccttggtCGCTTTGTGCTTTTTCTTGAGCTCTTCGACCTCGGCTTTAGCGGCTTTAGCTGATGAGACGGCCTGGTCACGCTCCTTCTCCAAGGCCACCACCCGACCCTGAGCAACGTTCAGCTGGCTCTCTAGGGTCATCTCCCGTTCAGCTAAACGGGCCACCGTCTCGTCGGAAGCCTTCAATTTCTCCCCGGCAGATGTCGCTCTCTCCTCGGAAGCCTTGAGCTTCTCCCCCATCTCGGACAACTGACTCTGGAGCAGCTCGACTTGAACCTTAAAGTCGTTGTTCACCTTGCCTGAAGATTCGAGTTTCCGTCGGAGAGCCTGCATTCTCGACAACTCAAACTCAGCCTttcgagctatcacggccccccGAAGCAGAGTCCGGTACATCCATCTCGCCTGCCCAGCCAGGTCGGTCCCGAGAAAATGCTCCTCCGTCCCAGGGATCAACTGGGAGTCAATGAAATTCGTAGCATCAAAATTTCTTTCCATGATGGTGAGAGTCCCTTCTGGGCTGGCAGATGCCTTCCGCTTCTTGGGGGGTATGAATGAGTTCCACATTGTCATATTCTTAATGGGTAGGAGACGAGTGCCCAGCAGTGGCCGCCTCTTCGGGAATGGGAGAAGCCTGCACCTCGGCTGGATCTTTTTCAGACATTCTGGTGTCCTGGGGAGAGGGCACGGCCTGATCCTCTTTCTCCCCGGAAGGGCCCCCCGGTTCCTCGGCACCCTTCTCGTCAGCCTTCTCATCATCGCTATCCTCCAAGAAGGTCTTGACCAAATTTTCAAGCCCAGCTACcgaagcagacatctccactacaACAGGAAACCAAACACGTTAGCCGTGAAGTCgggaaaagcaaaataaacaaCAAGTAATGAAAAAACACAAGGCAGAATAGCTCACAAATATAATTCCTGGCGGACTCCCATTCACCCATGAGGAGGTGGGGATTCACAGGGTTCTTCCCAAAAATAGCATACAACACATCGGCTATCCCTTTATTTACAGAGGACATTCCCTTATAGGTCACCTTGATGAAAGAGTTAGACCCCGCCCCGAAACTCCAATAAgtcgggatgaggcgttccccCTCTAACGATAACCAAAAGGGGTGGCAACCTTTAGCAGGGCAAACTTTGAAGAATTTGTCCTTGAACCCATGATAGGAGTCCTCGAACAAGCCAAATATTCCCCGGCTCTGTGCAGACCAGAAAGACAAAAACCCTTTCCTCGCCTTCCCTTGTTTGGaggggttggtaaggttgaaaaggaagaggaagacatccactgacaccggcagctcgagatattcacaaaccatctcgaaacagcggatagaagcccagctgttcggatggagTTGCGACGGCGACATGGATATCCGGTTAAGGAGAGACATCTAGAAATCAGAGAACGGCAGACGGACGCcgacctgggtgaacatggctttATAAAACCAAATCCAGTCGGCGACCCGGGGAGAACGGAAATTAATATCGTACAAACGCTTGTTGGGCACAGGAACGAAGGTCTCATAATTGGTCTCTTCATCTGTCCCCCCACAGAGATATCCGGCTTGCCGGAACTCCGTCAACTCCTCCAGATCCATCTGGTTCGGCGAGTCCTTTATGTCTGAGGTCACTCAGGCGTAGGGGTCATAGTTCGCCGCGGAGGTGGAAGTCCGGGAGacgacgcgaggcatacctacagtgggggtaccactccattagtctatgaggtcgggagcccggaaaaattcaaaaaactaaTCAAGCATGGCCAAAGCTACACCTACCCCGAGAGCCACCTAAAAATCTACtctggaatggtacccctcccctaacaCGTCTACCTACCATCAAAAGGCAATATAACCACTAATTCCAAGCAAGACAGCAAGAACAAACAAATACTAACAACAAGCACACAATAACAGAGCAGAAAAGAGAGAAGTCAGAGGATTACCTGAATTTGTTACGAAAGTTGAGAAGGATGAAGGGAAGATGCTCGAAGATACTGCAACAACACTCTAGGATTTCTGAAAAAGGAGAGGGAGATAACAAGGAAATGGAAGAAACAGAAGTGTAAAAAATAGCTCTTTGAAACTATTTGAAACTGCCACTCAGGAAGCGTGAAAGACTTGGGGGAAAAAATAGTATTTACGCACGAGGTTTtgcaacccattatgagcatttaatgctcagcgcAAGGAACGAAGCAATAAACGGTTAACTCAGCAACCAAGAGACACGCGCGCACGGGGCACGTCCCTTCCACGAGCGGCCGACCCAACGACAAGGAATGGAGCACGAGATAACACGCCACTAATAGCCCCTACGACTATCACTGGCGCGTGgagggcactgttacggcctggcccaaaccctcCACGGATCGGCTCGACCCGAGCGTCACCTGACCCGGACGGTCACGGGTGAGGCGCCCCACAACCGACCCAAAAACGCGTCCCAGACAGCTCATCCACAGCTGTAGGAGCACGTCCCGGAAAAGTGGGCCTGTCCTCattgggcccacctctgacagtatataaggggaaggtttactcttcccccaaggtacgtcacatatcaCATCACCCCTTTTCGCCTACACATTACTGACAAGagcgttggagtgtctttgcaggtggcatccCCCCTTCACACGAAGTACTCGGGACCTCGTACACACCAGCCCGACAGTCCACGACCTGACGAGCCCCTACCACTTCCCGAAAATTCAAAAATACTAAAAGTTTATTTAAAAAtgttttttaaaaactaatttaataaattatttttcaaaacaaaaattttatagCCAAAATCGAATCTATTAGATTCGAATTACGGGAGACGAAACAAACATGTAAATCGAAGCTTATTCATTCGATTTATTAGCATTTTAATTATGCACTTAATTTGAATCCATGTTTTCATTCAATAACGTTttcattaaattaaatttaatcaatTCAATTTATGTAAAAATGTGTTTTGAGACTTTGACGTTGTATTTTTTGATTTGGGACATTCAGATAAGGTGTTTgctacggtacgatgataaatttatataatactcttttaaattaatcaaactttagaattcaattaatcttaattttatagttttaattaatttaaacaacaaaacaaaaacatataaaaaaaatcaatcgtTCTTCGTCTTCTCCAATTTCCCTAGTCATTCATTCCCCTCTGAAGCAAAGCAAAacatatcaaaaaaataaaaaattaatatgttcttcatcttctcctaatATCATTCGTGCCCCCTCCTCTCTGAAACACACCAAAACGGCAAAACCCTAGCAATAATTGACTGCATTGATCTCGATAGCTAGCCACCCACGGAATTTAAAGAACCTAAAGAAGAAGGAAGGCTAAATCACTCAACTGGGCAAACGTTGTGTCTTTCTCCTCTATGGAAGTTCTTTGAATGCCCCTTCGCCCTCCATCGTCGAGCCCCGTCCAGCCGTCGTCGTCCAGCGCCTCTCCCTTTCTGGCAGCCACCGCGTCTTCCTCCACTTCTCCCTGCACTCTGCCACTCTCTGTCTGCATCATCAAGAATGGATCCTCTGACTTAGGTttgttcttgatttttttttgtctGATTTTTTACTGCTTCTATTTATTTTTCCGATCTATTCTTGAGTTAATTCTGGTTTGTTCCTAAGTATTGTAGTCAAAGACCATTACCGGTTGATCGGCCAAAAATTAAACTGAGGATTTTCGTAAATATGGGCACATGTCTACATACATATCTGTAATTTCTATTAAAGGTTCTCATCTTGTAGGATGAAATGAATTTTTAAATTTCCTTGCTTTTCCCTTAATTTTGCTTTTGATTCC includes:
- the LOC107607547 gene encoding N-carbamoylputrescine amidase-like gives rise to the protein MGMEWQWVGGGGGGSGSGGGGGGGDMILGKKEYGLLFLHAFRHCLYRKSHIPDGPSYQEKFYFNPCDTRFKVFQTKFVKIGVAICWDQWFPEAARAMTLQGAEILFYPTTIGSEPQDQGLDSRDHWKRVMQGHAGTNLVEFLPLVASNRIGKEVIETEHGNSEITFYGNSFIAGVTRKIVAAAMINMKPCVLVAQFDLD